A single Nostoc sp. PCC 7107 DNA region contains:
- a CDS encoding NAD(+) kinase, translated as MQLKQVIIAYKARDSQSKRWAEICAKQLENRDCHVLMGPSGPKDNPYPVFLASSGQPIDMALVLGGDGTVLTSARHLAPAGIPILGVNVGGHLGFLTESVDEFQDTEKVWDRLFEDRYAIQRRMMLQAAVYEGHRTNLEPVTERYLSLNEFCVKPASADRMITSILEMEIDGEVVDQYVGDGLIISTPTGSTGYTVSASGPIMHDGMEAVTITPICPMSLSSRPLVLPPGVVVSVWPLGDYDLSTKLWMDGVLSTSIWPGHRVDVRMADCRAKFIVLRENNSYYQTLREKLLWAGTRVRYSNNHRN; from the coding sequence GTGCAACTCAAGCAGGTAATCATTGCTTATAAGGCGCGAGATTCTCAAAGTAAACGCTGGGCAGAAATTTGTGCCAAGCAACTAGAAAATCGCGATTGCCATGTATTAATGGGGCCAAGTGGGCCAAAAGATAACCCTTACCCGGTGTTTTTGGCATCATCTGGTCAACCAATTGATATGGCTTTGGTACTCGGTGGTGATGGTACTGTTTTAACTAGTGCCAGACATTTAGCCCCAGCTGGTATCCCCATTCTCGGTGTGAATGTGGGCGGTCATCTGGGCTTTTTAACCGAGTCTGTAGATGAATTTCAAGATACGGAAAAAGTTTGGGATCGGCTGTTTGAGGATCGCTATGCTATCCAACGGCGAATGATGCTACAAGCCGCAGTGTATGAAGGTCATCGCACAAATTTAGAACCAGTAACCGAACGCTACCTTTCATTAAATGAATTTTGTGTTAAACCCGCTTCTGCCGATCGCATGATCACCTCTATTCTAGAAATGGAAATCGATGGTGAAGTTGTCGATCAATATGTGGGAGACGGGTTGATTATTTCTACTCCTACAGGTTCTACTGGTTACACAGTTTCGGCAAGTGGCCCCATCATGCACGATGGTATGGAAGCCGTCACTATTACTCCCATTTGTCCTATGAGCCTTTCTAGCCGTCCTTTGGTGTTACCGCCTGGCGTTGTGGTTAGTGTTTGGCCTTTGGGTGATTACGATTTGAGTACCAAATTGTGGATGGATGGTGTACTATCTACTTCAATTTGGCCGGGACATCGCGTTGATGTGCGAATGGCTGACTGTCGAGCTAAATTTATTGTTTTACGCGAAAACAATTCCTATTATCAAACACTGCGCGAGAAGTTACTCTGGGCAGGTACAAGGGTTCGCTACAGTAACAATCATCGTAATTGA
- a CDS encoding filamentous hemagglutinin N-terminal domain-containing protein, with translation MREKTIKITQSYYLSKLKLILALSSAIITTSANNVLAQNITIDGTLSPAQTLNGPIYIIPQLVGQTVGSNLFHSFGSFSLDSREIANFQSGSDIRNIFSRVTGGSPSFINGLIFTQSASVNLFFVNPSGIIFGPNARLDVGGSTRGSFVATTADALVWSNGSQFSATNPGGTSSLLTIVGDPSGFLSVQRPQSIFAIGSTLNVYQGQSLLLLGGDIGLFNSRLLVNGIEGGRIELGATAAESGTIELTTKNNILSLDFPQDSLRADVLLTNGSSLDVSAGNGGSIAINAKNIDILEQSNLAAGIAPGLGDVNSQAGDVTLNATGVIRVSDQSMIINYTDLFATGNAGNINIITDNLHLTNNAVITNRTFGQGNAGNLIIKANQSISLDNTSVIGNTVDVRAAGNGGDISITTSSLSLSNNSGVITFSSGRGNAGNLMINVNENISLDNARIASGIEAGAVGQGGDISISTGSLSLNNNAGIGAFFEDGNGNAGNITINARKDIFLDSQSSIESTTILAGNSGDVRISTGSLLLTNTASISAATFGTGNAGNVIIDARESIFLDSQSRIASSVQELARGQGGDIKITTNSLSLSNSAALFTTTLGQGNSGKINIATNSLDITNNAIISSITLGQGNAGNIIINAREGISLDGGFILSAVNTESVGQGGDIGIITESLSLTNNAILSSSTLGQGNAGNLMINAHGFVLFDRSNISSSALDTAVGDGGDISITTGSFSISNGTQLFASTLGRGDAGNIYISASEAVNISGTDANKRFSSGLFTSTSTGKGGDIVVNTNLFRLSDSAVLDARTVNEGNGGNITVNANSLEVLNGGQLITTTLGRGNAGKITVNATEKVIVNGNDASFNDRVAQFSGNVANVDAASGLFVRSDGLGSAGDIEVNSPFVLLDNGGRFIAESRSVNGGDISVNAGNALLLRRGSQISTTAGTAQAGGNGGNININAGFVIALPNENSNITANAFSGTGGQVQINTQGIFGIEPRLNDSINSSDITASSTTGINGEIIINTPNVDPTQGLTNLPGDIVNTASLVDSGCTAFGDKTGSQFTVTGRGGLPTSPDDVLNGDAVWSDTRLTVAAKPQNGSTSRVNTPQKSSNAIAIVPATGWVFNNKGEVTLVSQVAKANAFNFDSNHVACVKP, from the coding sequence ATGAGAGAGAAAACTATCAAAATAACTCAAAGTTATTACTTATCAAAACTCAAGTTGATTCTAGCTTTGAGTAGCGCCATAATTACAACCTCTGCAAACAATGTCCTAGCGCAAAACATCACCATAGATGGTACTCTCAGCCCTGCACAAACCTTAAACGGCCCAATATATATAATTCCGCAGTTAGTGGGGCAAACAGTAGGTAGTAATTTATTCCACAGCTTTGGCAGTTTTAGCCTTGATTCTAGAGAAATTGCAAATTTTCAAAGTGGTTCTGATATCAGAAATATTTTTTCTCGTGTCACAGGCGGTTCCCCTTCATTCATTAATGGTTTAATTTTTACGCAAAGCGCCAGCGTAAATTTGTTTTTCGTCAATCCCAGTGGAATTATTTTTGGACCTAATGCTCGTTTAGATGTGGGTGGTAGCACCAGAGGTTCGTTTGTTGCTACCACAGCTGATGCTTTAGTGTGGTCTAATGGCAGTCAATTTAGTGCAACAAATCCCGGCGGTACGAGTAGTTTATTAACAATTGTCGGCGACCCCAGTGGGTTTTTATCCGTACAAAGACCACAATCAATATTTGCCATTGGTAGCACTTTAAATGTGTATCAAGGTCAAAGCTTGCTATTGCTGGGAGGAGATATCGGCTTATTTAATAGCAGACTGTTAGTTAATGGCATAGAAGGCGGCAGAATTGAGCTAGGAGCAACAGCAGCAGAATCAGGAACAATAGAATTAACAACAAAAAATAACATTCTCAGCTTAGATTTTCCTCAAGATTCCTTACGAGCAGATGTGTTGCTTACCAATGGAAGTAGCTTAGATGTCTCTGCTGGTAATGGTGGTAGTATCGCTATCAATGCCAAAAATATAGACATTTTGGAACAGAGTAATCTCGCTGCTGGTATTGCACCAGGATTAGGAGATGTTAACAGCCAAGCTGGAGATGTAACCCTCAATGCCACAGGTGTAATTCGAGTCAGTGATCAGTCAATGATTATAAATTATACTGATCTTTTTGCTACAGGTAATGCAGGTAACATCAATATTATTACAGATAATCTTCACCTTACCAATAATGCAGTAATTACGAATAGAACCTTTGGACAAGGTAATGCTGGGAACTTAATTATTAAGGCGAATCAGAGTATTTCCTTAGATAATACATCTGTTATCGGTAATACAGTAGACGTAAGAGCAGCAGGCAATGGAGGAGATATCAGTATCACTACAAGTTCACTTTCACTATCCAATAACTCTGGAGTTATCACTTTTTCTAGTGGAAGAGGCAATGCTGGCAATTTGATGATTAATGTAAATGAGAATATTTCTTTAGATAATGCACGTATAGCCAGTGGGATAGAAGCAGGAGCAGTAGGTCAAGGCGGAGATATCAGCATCTCTACAGGCTCACTTTCATTGAACAATAATGCTGGAATTGGTGCTTTTTTTGAAGATGGTAATGGTAACGCTGGTAATATAACAATTAATGCACGTAAAGATATTTTCTTAGATAGTCAGTCTAGTATAGAAAGTACAACTATATTGGCTGGTAATAGTGGAGATGTTCGTATTAGTACAGGCTCGCTTTTACTAACCAATACTGCCTCAATTAGTGCTGCCACATTTGGGACAGGGAATGCTGGTAATGTCATTATCGATGCTCGTGAAAGTATTTTTTTAGATAGTCAATCTCGAATAGCTAGTTCGGTACAGGAATTAGCTAGAGGTCAAGGCGGAGATATTAAAATTACTACAAATTCGCTGTCACTTAGCAATAGTGCTGCTCTTTTCACCACTACTCTTGGTCAGGGTAATAGTGGCAAAATTAATATCGCTACAAACTCCTTAGATATTACTAACAACGCGATAATTTCGTCTATTACCCTTGGTCAGGGAAATGCTGGCAATATAATTATTAATGCCCGTGAAGGTATTTCCTTAGATGGCGGCTTTATATTAAGTGCTGTAAATACAGAATCTGTAGGTCAAGGAGGAGACATTGGCATTATTACAGAATCTCTGTCACTTACTAATAATGCCATATTATCATCCAGTACATTGGGACAAGGCAATGCTGGTAATTTGATGATAAATGCTCATGGATTTGTTTTGTTTGATCGCTCCAATATATCCAGTTCAGCATTAGATACTGCTGTAGGCGATGGTGGAGATATCAGCATTACTACAGGCTCATTCTCTATTTCCAATGGCACTCAACTATTTGCCTCTACTTTGGGACGAGGGGATGCAGGTAACATCTACATCTCTGCTTCTGAGGCTGTCAATATTTCTGGAACCGATGCCAATAAAAGATTTTCTAGTGGATTATTTACATCTACTAGTACAGGTAAAGGTGGTGATATTGTCGTTAATACTAATTTATTCCGCTTGTCTGATAGTGCTGTGTTAGATGCACGAACTGTTAACGAAGGTAATGGCGGCAATATTACAGTTAACGCTAACTCCTTGGAAGTACTAAATGGTGGACAACTCATCACTACAACCTTAGGTAGAGGAAATGCAGGTAAAATCACAGTCAATGCTACTGAAAAGGTTATTGTAAATGGTAATGATGCAAGCTTCAATGACCGAGTAGCTCAATTTAGCGGCAATGTTGCCAATGTTGATGCTGCTAGTGGCCTGTTTGTCCGGTCTGATGGTTTAGGCAGTGCAGGGGATATTGAAGTTAACTCACCTTTTGTACTATTAGATAATGGTGGCAGATTCATTGCTGAATCTAGGTCTGTGAATGGTGGTGATATTTCGGTGAACGCTGGAAATGCCCTACTACTACGTCGTGGTAGTCAAATCTCTACGACTGCTGGCACTGCTCAAGCTGGTGGTAATGGAGGTAATATCAATATCAATGCAGGTTTTGTCATTGCTTTGCCAAATGAAAACAGTAACATTACAGCTAATGCTTTCTCAGGTACAGGCGGTCAAGTCCAAATTAACACGCAAGGTATTTTTGGTATTGAACCTCGCTTGAATGACAGTATTAATAGCAGTGATATTACTGCTAGTTCCACAACAGGTATTAATGGCGAAATTATTATCAATACACCTAATGTTGACCCAACTCAGGGTTTAACCAACTTACCAGGAGATATAGTCAACACAGCTAGTTTGGTTGATTCTGGCTGTACTGCTTTTGGTGATAAAACAGGTAGTCAATTTACTGTGACTGGCCGTGGTGGTTTACCTACAAGTCCTGACGACGTTCTAAATGGTGATGCAGTGTGGTCTGATACACGCTTAACTGTGGCAGCAAAACCACAAAATGGTTCAACAAGTCGTGTGAATACACCGCAAAAATCTTCTAATGCTATTGCTATTGTCCCTGCTACTGGTTGGGTGTTCAATAATAAAGGAGAAGTTACACTGGTTAGTCAAGTTGCTAAAGCAAATGCGTTCAACTTTGATTCTAATCACGTTGCTTGTGTTAAACCTTAG
- a CDS encoding NADH-quinone oxidoreductase subunit J → MNLAEGVQIVSFGILAVMLIGAALSVVLSSSIVYSAFMLGGVFISMAGMYLLLNADFVAAAQVLIYVGAVNVLILFAIMLVNKRQDFAPFPSAGVRKVLTGVVSIGLFGLLSAMVLATPWAYSTTPVAGESSIILIGEHFFTDFLLPFELASILLLMAMVGAIILARREYLPDQVTPSTILTLPERPRELVSAGRETQD, encoded by the coding sequence GTGAATCTAGCGGAAGGTGTACAGATTGTTTCATTTGGCATATTAGCTGTAATGCTGATTGGCGCAGCACTGAGCGTAGTGCTGTCTTCCAGCATTGTTTATTCTGCTTTTATGCTGGGAGGCGTATTTATCAGCATGGCGGGAATGTATTTGCTACTGAATGCTGACTTTGTAGCCGCAGCCCAAGTGCTGATTTATGTTGGGGCGGTTAACGTGTTGATTTTGTTCGCCATTATGTTGGTCAACAAGCGCCAAGATTTTGCCCCATTTCCTAGTGCTGGAGTGCGAAAAGTACTCACAGGTGTAGTAAGTATTGGGCTGTTTGGACTGTTGAGTGCAATGGTTTTGGCAACACCTTGGGCATACTCAACTACTCCTGTGGCTGGCGAAAGTTCAATAATTTTGATTGGTGAGCATTTCTTCACCGACTTTCTATTACCTTTTGAACTAGCTTCTATTTTGTTGCTGATGGCAATGGTAGGAGCAATTATTTTGGCACGTCGTGAGTATCTGCCAGATCAAGTGACACCTTCAACTATTCTGACTTTGCCAGAACGCCCCAGAGAATTGGTGTCAGCAGGTCGAGAAACCCAAGACTAG
- the ndhI gene encoding NAD(P)H-quinone oxidoreductase subunit I gives MLKFLKQVVDYGKEAIQAGRYIGEGLSVTFDHMRRRPVTVQYPYEKLIPGERFRGRIHYEFDKCIACEVCVRVCPINLPVVDWEFDKGSKKKKLKHYSIDFGVCIFCGNCVEYCPTNCLSMTEEYELSTYDRHDLNYDSVALGRLPYKVTNDPMVTPLRELVYLPKGVLDPHDLPADAPRAGARPEDLVEK, from the coding sequence ATGCTAAAGTTCCTGAAGCAAGTTGTTGATTACGGCAAAGAAGCAATACAAGCCGGTCGCTACATCGGTGAAGGGCTATCTGTTACCTTCGACCACATGCGGCGGCGACCAGTCACCGTACAGTATCCTTACGAAAAACTGATTCCTGGGGAACGGTTTCGCGGTAGGATTCACTATGAATTTGATAAATGTATCGCCTGCGAAGTGTGTGTCCGTGTATGTCCCATTAACTTACCTGTAGTCGATTGGGAATTTGACAAAGGTAGCAAAAAGAAAAAGCTCAAACACTACAGTATCGACTTTGGGGTTTGTATCTTCTGTGGTAACTGTGTGGAATACTGTCCCACCAACTGTCTATCCATGACAGAAGAATACGAACTTTCCACCTACGATCGCCATGACCTAAACTATGACAGTGTGGCTCTAGGTCGTCTACCTTACAAAGTCACCAATGATCCAATGGTGACACCGCTACGCGAACTAGTTTATCTACCCAAGGGCGTACTAGACCCCCACGATTTACCAGCAGATGCACCTCGTGCTGGCGCACGTCCTGAAGACCTTGTAGAAAAATAA
- the nuoK gene encoding NADH-quinone oxidoreductase subunit NuoK — protein sequence MQLQYFLLLAAALFCIGIYGLITSRNAVRVLMSIELLLNAVNLNLMAFSNFLDSTLIKGQVFTVFVITVAAAEAAVGLAIVLAIYRNRDTVDMEQFNLLKW from the coding sequence ATGCAACTTCAGTACTTTTTATTACTAGCTGCCGCTTTGTTTTGTATCGGCATTTATGGTTTAATTACCAGTCGTAATGCTGTGCGGGTGCTGATGTCAATTGAGTTACTGCTAAATGCTGTTAATTTGAATTTAATGGCATTTTCCAACTTTCTTGACTCAACATTAATTAAAGGCCAAGTGTTTACCGTATTTGTCATTACTGTGGCTGCTGCTGAAGCGGCGGTAGGTTTGGCGATCGTTTTGGCCATTTATCGCAACCGCGATACCGTCGATATGGAGCAGTTTAATCTCCTGAAGTGGTAA